One Babylonia areolata isolate BAREFJ2019XMU chromosome 20, ASM4173473v1, whole genome shotgun sequence DNA segment encodes these proteins:
- the LOC143294834 gene encoding uncharacterized protein LOC143294834: MEGVEEGSESPVSHAVSGDYYYMKALSYLASSAESSSEDMHCSCLHYPPAQGKLDEDHFSTGFRPGLTLDDHHGFGACSEVSSLSQYSSSAPSSSGHLRDHKDGTGSKGGLKTGSNDASGKHHLKRRMSDGHVHWADEFQKDLTRCRPRKSYTRHPSLHVPHIKPILKANPEDGDPN; this comes from the coding sequence ATGGAAGGCGTAGAAGAAGGGTCGGAGAGCCCTGTGTCGCACGCTGTCAGCGGTGATTACTATTACATGAAAGCCCTGAGCTACCTAGCTTCATCAGCGGAGAGCAGTTCTGAGGACATGCACTGCAGCTGCCTGCACTACCCGCCCGCACAGGGCAAACTGGATGAGGACCACTTCAGCACGGGCTTCAGGCCAGGCCTAACGCTCGACGACCACCACGGTTTCGGTGCCTGCAGCGAAGTCAGCAGCTTGAGTCAGTACTCCTCTTCAGCTCCTTCCTCGTCGGGGCACCTCCGGGACCACAAGGATGGCACGGGCAGCAAAGGCGGGCTGAAGACCGGCAGTAACGATGCCAGCGGGAAACATCACCTGAAGCGGAGAATGTCGGACGGTCACGTGCACTGGGCGGACGAATTTCAGAAGGACCTGACACGCTGCCGCCCTCGTAAGTCCTACACCCGTCACCCGTCTCTCCACGTTCCCCACATCAAGCCCATCCTCAAGGCCAACCCCGAGGACGGTGACCCAAACTAA